The following proteins are encoded in a genomic region of Tenebrio molitor chromosome 7, icTenMoli1.1, whole genome shotgun sequence:
- the LOC138134729 gene encoding 2-acylglycerol O-acyltransferase 1-like — MKLVGIEFAPLCVPMHRRYEVLAGAGAFLSFAIGGFLGLFICLYLLFTPLWFLVLLYLAWMYLDRHTCENGGRTSLWVLNWRWWYHLKNYFPVDLDCVPGLALNAKLNYLFCCFPHGVLPVGPFNALASGCNKFHQSYPEFIVKTAVVPQLFLQPFLRELALGMGMISCSANSLNYELSRPEGGHIVTLMPGGAMEVYNVQPGKYKFVVKNRKGFVKVALRNGSPLVPVISFGEIDVLDQIEISGLRKYQEFFRKYLGFVPVIFNGRGFFQYSFGVIPRRKPITTVVGAPIEVSKTENPTNEQVKELHDKFVQALVALFEEYKHKYLLNPEEQQLELQ; from the exons ATGAAACTAGTGGGGATCGAATTTGCGCCGTTGTGCGTCCCGATGCACCGAAGATACGAGGTTCTGGCGGGGGCAGGCGCCTTCCTGTCTTTCGCTATCGGCGGCTTCCTCGGCCTGTTCATCTGTCTCTACCTGCTCTTCACCCCCTTGTGGTTTTTGGTCCTGTTGTACCTCGCCTGGATGTACCTCGACCGGCACACTTGCGAAAACGGCGGCCGCACCAGCCTCTGGGTGCTGAACTGGCGATGGTGGTACCACTTGAAAAACTACTTCCCCGTCGATTTGGATTGCGTCCCGGGGCTCGCTCTCAACGCCAAGCTTAACTACCTATTCTGTTGCTTCCCTCACGGGGTACTCCCTGTGGGTCCGTTCAACGCCTTGGCCTCTGGCTGCAACAAGTTTCACCAGTCGTACCCGGAGTTCATCGTGAAGACGGCAGTTGTGCCCCAGTTATTCCTTCAACCGTTCTTGCGAGAATTGGCGTTGGGTATGGGGATGATTTCGTGCTCGGCTAATTCCCTGAATTACGAGTTGAGCCGTCCAGAAGGGGGGCACATCGTGACTTTGATGCCTGGTGGTGCGATGGAAGTCTACAATGTTCAACCCGGGAAGTACAAATTCGTGGTGAAGAACAGAAAAGGATTTGTGAAGGTGGCCTTAAGAAATGGATCGCCTCTTGTGCCTGTTATCTCGTTCGGTGAGATCGACGTGCTCGACCAAATCGAAATTTCAGGACTACGCAAGTATCAGGAATTTTTCAGGAAATATTTAGGGTTTGTGCCTGTGATTTTTAATGGAAGAGGATTCTTCCAGTACTCGTTCGGTGTTATTCCACGGAGAAAACCAATTACTACAGTCG TGGGAGCGCCGATCGAAGTTAGCAAGACGGAAAATCCTACAAACGAACAGGTAAAGGAGCTGCACGACAAATTCGTCCAAGCATTAGTCGCTCTATTTGAAGAGTACAAACACAAGTACTTATTGAATCCGGAAGAGCAGCAGTTAGAGTTACAGTGA
- the LOC138134730 gene encoding 2-acylglycerol O-acyltransferase 2-like, which yields MKLLGIEFVPLCIPMHRRYEVLAAAGACLSFAIGGFIGFFMCLYLLFTRLWWLVLLYFAWIHLDRHTCENGGRSSVWVLNWRWWYHAKNYFPIDLDCVPGIGLDAKRNYLFCCFPHGVIPMGPFSALATPCNKFHKLYPEFIVKTAVLRQLFFLPFLRELALGMGMISCSANSLNYELSHPEGGHIVSLMPGGAMEAYYSQPGKYRFVIKNRKGFVKLALKNGSPLVPVISFGETDLFDQIDNRTLHKIQEFIRKYLGFAPVIFNGRGFFQYSFGMIPRRKPITTVVGTPIEVTKLENPTEEQIQELHDKFVQSLVALFEEYKHKYLENPEDQHLELQ from the exons ATGAAACTTCTGGGAATCGAATTTGTGCCGTTGTGCATCCCGATGCACCGAAGATACGAGGTTTTGGCGGCGGCAGGCGCCTGTCTGAGTTTCGCCATCGGTGGCTTCATCGGCTTTTTCATGTGCCTCTACCTGCTCTTCACTCGCTTGTGGTGGTTAGTTCTGTTGTACTTCGCCTGGATACACCTGGACCGGCACACTTGCGAAAACGGCGGACGATCCAGCGTCTGGGTGCTGAACTGGCGATGGTGGTACCACGCGAAAAACTATTTCCCCATCGATTTGGATTGCGTCCCGGGGATCGGACTCGACGCCAAGCGCAATTACCTCTTCTGTTGCTTCCCTCACGGAGTGATACCCATGGGTCCGTTCAGCGCCCTAGCCACTCCCTGCAACAAGTTTCACAAGTTGTACCCGGAGTTCATTGTTAAAACGGCTGTTCTGCGCCAGTTATTCTTTCTGCCGTTCTTGCGAGAGTTGGCGTTGGGCATGGGGATGATTTCGTGTTCGGCTAACTCCCTCAATTACGAGTTGAGCCATCCAGAAGGGGGGCACATCGTGAGTTTGATGCCTGGTGGTGCGATGGAAGCCTACTATTCCCAACCCGGCAAGTACAGATTCGTGATAAAGAACAGAAAAGGATTTGTGAAGTTGGCCTTAAAAAATGGATCGCCTCTAGTGCCTGTTATCTCGTTTGGTGAAACCGACTTGTTCGATCAAATCGACAATCGTACTCTACACAAAATTCAGGAATTTATCAGGAAATACTTAGGGTTTGCGCCTGTGATTTTTAACGGAAGAGGATTCTTCCAGTACTCGTTTGGTATGATTCCACGGAGAAAACCAATTACTACAGTCG TGGGAACACCAATTGAAGTTACCAAACTGGAAAATCCTACAGAAGAGCAAATACAAGAGCTACATGACAAATTCGTACAATCATTAGTGGCTTTATTTGAGGAGTATAAACACAAGTACCTAGAGAATCCAGAAGACCAGCATTTAGAGTTGcagtga
- the LOC138135414 gene encoding 2-acylglycerol O-acyltransferase 1-like, with the protein MKLVGIEFAPLCVPMHRRYEVLAAAGACLSFAIGGFIGLFICLYLLFTRLWWLVLLYFAWIHFDRHTCENGGRISAWVLNWRWWYHGKNYYPIDLDCVPGLGLDAKRNYLFCCFPHGVIPVGPFSALATPCNKFHKSYPEFIVKTAALRQIFFLPFLRELALGMGMISCSANSLNYELSRPEGGHIVTLMPGGAMEAYNCHPGKYRFVVKNRKGFVKLALRNGSPLVPVISFGETDLFDQIDNPTLHKIQEFIRKYLGFAPVIFNGRGFFQYSFGLIPRRKPITTVVGTPIEVTKLGNPTNEQIQELHDKFVQSLVALFEEYKHKYLENPEDQHLELQ; encoded by the exons ATGAAACTTGTGGGGATCGAATTTGCGCCGTTGTGCGTCCCGATGCACCGAAGATACGAGGTTTTGGCGGCGGCAGGCGCCTGTCTGAGTTTCGCCATCGGTGGCTTCATCGGCCTTTTCATCTGCCTCTACCTGCTCTTCACTCGCTTGTGGTGGTTGGTTCTGTTGTACTTCGCCTGGATACACTTCGACCGGCACACTTGCGAAAACGGCGGCCGCATCAGCGCCTGGGTGCTGAACTGGCGATGGTGGTACCACGGGAAAAACTATTACCCCATCGATTTGGATTGCGTCCCGGGGCTCGGACTCGACGCCAAGCGCAATTACCTCTTCTGTTGCTTCCCTCACGGAGTGATACCCGTGGGTCCGTTCAGCGCCCTGGCCACTCCCTGCAACAAGTTTCACAAGTCGTACCCGGAGTTCATTGTCAAAACGGCGGCTCTGCGCCAGATATTCTTTCTGCCGTTCTTGCGAGAGTTGGCGTTGGGCATGGGGATGATTTCGTGTTCGGCTAATTCCCTCAATTACGAGTTGAGCCGTCCAGAAGGGGGGCACATCGTGACTTTGATGCCTGGTGGTGCGATGGAAGCCTACAATTGTCACCCCGGCAAGTACAGATTCGTGGTAAAGAACAGAAAAGGATTTGTGAAGTTGGCTTTAAGAAATGGATCACCTCTAGTCCCTGTTATCTCGTTTGGTGAAACCGACTTGTTCGACCAAATCGACAATCCTACTCTACACAAGATTCAGGAATTTATCAGGAAGTACTTGGGGTTTGCGCCTGTAATTTTTAACGGAAGAGGATTCTTCCAGTACTCGTTCGGTTTGATTCCACGGAGAAAACCAATTACAACAGTCG TGGGAACACCAATTGAAGTTACCAAACTGGGAAATCCTACAAATGAGCAAATACAAGAGCTACACGACAAATTCGTACAATCATTAGTGGCTTTATTTGAGGAGTACAAACACAAGTACTTAGAGAATCCAGAAGACCAACATTTAGAGTTGCagtga